The following are encoded in a window of Polynucleobacter sp. AP-Kolm-20A-A1 genomic DNA:
- the pmbA gene encoding metalloprotease PmbA, translated as MLKEAKRRGASDAVAEVSEGQGLSVTVRKGEVETIEQSLDKQVGVTVFLGHHRGNASTSDFSKESLKATVDAAYHIAQHTAEDNCAGPAERELLEKNPLDLDLFHPWNIDAAHAVEIARTAEGAAFAVSKQIQNSDGASVSAHHAHFMMGTSHGFMGGYPFSRHYISCAPIASEGGKQSNMQRDDWYSSSRIPQELADPAAIGKYAAERALSRLKARSLTTRRCPVIFEAPLAAGLLGGLVQAVSGGALYRRSSFLLDSLGKQVLPKHISLFEDPHLKSMTGSAPFDEEGVKTSARTVVDKGILEGYFLSTYSARKLGMKTTGNAGGSHHLTLKSKKTPKGGLPALLKEMGTGLLVTELMGQGVNYVTGDYSRGAFGYWVENGVIQYPVEEVTIAGNLRDMLLDIALIGSDTIIRGTKETGSILIGSMTVGGK; from the coding sequence ATGCTGAAAGAGGCCAAAAGAAGGGGGGCTTCAGACGCGGTTGCCGAAGTTTCGGAAGGCCAGGGCCTATCGGTCACCGTACGCAAAGGTGAGGTTGAGACAATCGAGCAAAGCCTGGATAAGCAGGTTGGTGTGACAGTATTCTTGGGTCATCATCGCGGTAACGCAAGCACAAGTGACTTTTCTAAAGAATCTCTTAAGGCTACAGTCGATGCTGCGTATCACATCGCACAACATACAGCTGAAGATAATTGCGCTGGCCCTGCAGAGCGAGAACTCTTAGAAAAAAATCCACTAGATCTAGATTTGTTTCATCCGTGGAATATTGATGCTGCGCATGCTGTAGAGATTGCACGCACTGCAGAAGGTGCTGCATTTGCAGTAAGCAAACAAATTCAAAATAGTGATGGCGCATCGGTGTCCGCTCATCATGCGCATTTCATGATGGGTACATCACACGGCTTTATGGGCGGTTACCCATTCTCACGCCATTACATTTCTTGCGCACCAATCGCTAGTGAAGGTGGCAAGCAATCCAATATGCAGCGTGATGATTGGTATTCCAGTTCACGCATACCGCAAGAGTTGGCGGATCCAGCGGCTATCGGTAAGTACGCTGCAGAGCGTGCTTTATCAAGGCTAAAGGCAAGATCCTTAACTACACGTCGTTGCCCTGTCATCTTTGAGGCGCCCTTAGCGGCAGGCCTTTTAGGTGGCTTGGTGCAGGCGGTATCGGGTGGCGCCTTATACCGACGCTCTAGTTTTTTGCTTGATAGTTTGGGTAAGCAGGTGTTGCCGAAGCACATTAGCCTTTTTGAAGATCCGCACCTAAAGTCCATGACAGGAAGCGCGCCATTTGATGAAGAGGGTGTAAAGACAAGCGCCAGAACTGTAGTCGACAAGGGAATTTTGGAAGGCTACTTCCTTTCGACCTATTCGGCCAGAAAGCTGGGAATGAAAACCACCGGTAATGCTGGTGGATCACATCACCTCACGCTCAAAAGTAAGAAGACGCCTAAGGGTGGATTACCGGCCCTGCTAAAAGAAATGGGTACGGGTCTATTAGTAACTGAATTGATGGGCCAGGGCGTGAACTATGTCACCGGCGATTACTCAAGAGGTGCTTTTGGTTATTGGGTGGAAAACGGGGTCATTCAGTATCCCGTAGAAGAAGTCACAATCGCAGGGAATTTACGCGATATGCTCTTGGATATCGCGCTGATTGGTAGCGATACCATAATCCGCGGCACCAAAGAGACTGGCTCTATCCTTATTGGATCGATGACGGTTGGTGGAAAATAA
- a CDS encoding M48 family metallopeptidase, translated as MTFTIVFLIAFIASFGLRHWLSQRQIRHVAQHRQAVPAEFAEKVTLAEHQKAADYTIAKLRLGILENGVSAIILIGFTLLGGLQILNMALLQFLGAGIAQQIALLVSIVIISGIIDIPFSWYKQFHLEERFGFNRMGKKLFFSDMFKGMAVGGAIGIPLLWVILTLMAQAGDLWWLWAWAVLTVFSLLMQWIFPTFIAPIFNKFQALEDGPLKTQIEALLTRCDFASQGLFVMDGSKRSAHGNAFFAGMGKAKRIVFFDTLIEKLNPGEVEAVLAHELGHFKCKHIRKRLLVSFALSFGMFALLGWVSTQVWFYTDLGVMPNLNGYNGGLALALFMLVSPVFSFFFTPLSSLASRKHEYEADGFAAEKSSAKDLISALVKLYQDNASTLTPDPIYTAFYSSHPPAPLRIANLQRFI; from the coding sequence ATGACCTTCACAATTGTTTTTTTAATCGCTTTTATTGCCAGTTTTGGCCTACGCCACTGGTTGTCCCAACGCCAAATTCGGCATGTTGCCCAGCATCGCCAGGCGGTCCCAGCAGAATTCGCTGAAAAAGTCACTTTAGCTGAACATCAAAAAGCTGCTGACTACACCATCGCCAAATTACGCCTTGGTATTTTAGAAAACGGGGTCAGCGCCATCATTTTAATTGGCTTCACCTTGTTAGGCGGACTTCAGATTCTGAACATGGCACTACTTCAGTTTTTAGGCGCAGGAATTGCTCAGCAAATTGCCCTGCTTGTTTCTATCGTCATCATTTCCGGGATTATTGATATCCCCTTTTCTTGGTACAAACAATTCCATCTTGAAGAACGTTTTGGCTTTAACCGCATGGGGAAAAAATTATTCTTCTCTGATATGTTTAAAGGCATGGCTGTAGGCGGCGCAATTGGCATTCCTCTACTGTGGGTGATCCTCACCTTGATGGCGCAAGCTGGTGACTTATGGTGGCTTTGGGCGTGGGCTGTATTGACGGTCTTCAGCTTATTAATGCAGTGGATCTTCCCAACCTTCATCGCGCCTATCTTTAATAAGTTTCAAGCATTGGAAGACGGCCCTCTCAAAACTCAGATTGAAGCGCTGCTCACACGCTGTGATTTTGCAAGCCAAGGATTATTTGTCATGGATGGCAGTAAGCGTAGCGCGCATGGCAATGCATTCTTTGCCGGCATGGGTAAAGCCAAGCGGATTGTGTTCTTTGACACCCTAATTGAAAAACTCAACCCCGGCGAAGTCGAGGCTGTTCTTGCGCATGAGCTTGGCCACTTTAAATGCAAGCATATTCGCAAGCGTTTACTGGTCTCTTTTGCACTGAGCTTTGGTATGTTTGCCCTGCTGGGCTGGGTTAGCACTCAAGTATGGTTCTATACCGATCTCGGTGTTATGCCTAACCTTAATGGCTATAACGGTGGCTTGGCTTTGGCCCTATTTATGCTGGTATCGCCAGTATTTAGCTTTTTCTTCACGCCGCTATCAAGTCTTGCCTCGCGTAAGCACGAATATGAAGCTGATGGTTTCGCTGCAGAAAAATCGTCTGCAAAAGATTTGATCTCTGCACTCGTAAAGCTGTATCAAGATAACGCT
- the orn gene encoding oligoribonuclease, protein MSEQTNIAAIAPAKTAPANEHLIWVDMEMSGLNPETERILEIAIIVTDAHLNTIATAPVWVVHQDDAILDAMDAWNKGTHGRSGLIEKVKASTMDEATVEAECIAFLKKYIKAGIAPMCGNTIGQDRRFMAKYMPKLEAYFHYRNIDVSTLKELCKRWHPELVKGFTKKQAHTALADIEESIEELKYYREKFIVPLPE, encoded by the coding sequence ATGAGCGAACAAACAAACATTGCGGCGATAGCGCCGGCCAAGACAGCACCAGCCAATGAGCATCTGATTTGGGTGGATATGGAAATGTCCGGTTTAAACCCCGAAACCGAGCGAATTTTGGAAATTGCCATCATTGTGACCGATGCCCATCTCAATACCATTGCTACCGCCCCGGTGTGGGTCGTACATCAAGATGATGCAATCTTAGATGCGATGGATGCCTGGAATAAGGGTACTCATGGACGGTCTGGTTTGATCGAAAAGGTTAAAGCATCTACGATGGATGAGGCAACAGTAGAGGCAGAGTGCATTGCGTTTTTAAAGAAGTACATCAAAGCCGGTATCGCGCCAATGTGTGGCAATACGATTGGTCAGGATAGACGGTTCATGGCTAAGTACATGCCTAAGCTTGAGGCGTACTTTCATTATCGCAATATCGATGTATCTACCTTGAAAGAATTGTGCAAGCGCTGGCATCCTGAGTTGGTCAAGGGATTCACGAAGAAGCAGGCTCACACAGCCTTAGCTGATATTGAAGAATCTATTGAGGAACTCAAGTACTACCGTGAAAAATTTATTGTCCCCTTGCCGGAGTAA
- the mog gene encoding molybdopterin adenylyltransferase — MKHNEAWKRATPNEVKIGLISISDRASKGVYQDEGIPALQTWLMKAISNPCVFHERLIADESEIITEAIVELVDELGCDLVLTTGGTGPSRRDVTPEATRDAGTREMPGFGEQMRQISLNFVPTAILSRQTAVLREIDGHAALVINLPGQPKAIAETLEGLKDGEGKSIVPGIFAAVPYCIDLIGGPYIESNQDVIKVFRPKSAIKK, encoded by the coding sequence ATGAAGCATAACGAAGCCTGGAAGCGCGCCACCCCAAATGAGGTCAAAATTGGCCTCATCTCGATATCCGATAGAGCCAGCAAAGGCGTCTATCAAGACGAGGGCATTCCTGCCCTACAAACATGGCTCATGAAGGCGATTAGCAACCCCTGCGTCTTTCATGAACGGCTCATTGCGGACGAATCTGAAATCATCACCGAAGCCATCGTCGAATTGGTTGATGAGCTGGGCTGCGACTTGGTTTTAACTACAGGCGGCACTGGACCCTCACGCCGTGATGTCACCCCGGAGGCCACCCGTGATGCAGGAACCCGTGAAATGCCCGGCTTTGGCGAGCAAATGCGCCAAATCAGCCTGAACTTTGTACCTACCGCCATCCTCTCCAGACAGACTGCTGTTTTACGCGAAATCGATGGCCATGCCGCTTTGGTGATCAACTTGCCCGGGCAACCTAAGGCTATTGCAGAAACTTTAGAGGGACTCAAGGATGGCGAAGGTAAATCGATTGTTCCTGGCATCTTTGCTGCGGTGCCTTATTGCATCGATTTAATAGGCGGACCTTACATTGAGTCCAATCAAGATGTCATTAAAGTCTTTAGACCTAAAAGCGCCATCAAAAAATAG
- a CDS encoding TRAP transporter substrate-binding protein: MQRRSFLKKATIGAGAAALATPSIAQSLPTLNWRLVSSFPKSLDTLFGTPEVFANALRKATDGKFNVKVFAAGEVVPALQVLDAVQNGTVECGHTASYYYLGKNSAFIFDTAAPFGMTARQQSAWILHGNGMKLMRELYASYNIVNFLGGQTGTQMGGWFRKEIKSPEDLKGLKFRIAGFAGQVLAKLGVVPQQLPAGEIYSALEKGTIDAAEFVGPYDDEKLGLAKVAKNYYYPAFWEGAAGLSFLVNKKQWDSLPPSYQAAWEAACFEAHTDMCAKYDALNPPALQRLLQNGAVLRKFNTSVLDACFKAAQETYAEESAKNPQFKKIFEDYRVFRNMEAQWFNVAEQAFSQYSFSKKL; this comes from the coding sequence ATGCAAAGACGTTCATTTTTAAAGAAGGCAACTATTGGCGCTGGTGCAGCAGCCTTAGCGACTCCATCTATAGCGCAGAGTTTGCCGACGCTTAATTGGCGTTTGGTTTCTAGCTTTCCGAAGTCATTGGATACCTTGTTTGGAACGCCTGAGGTATTTGCCAATGCATTACGCAAAGCGACGGATGGCAAGTTCAACGTTAAAGTATTTGCAGCGGGCGAGGTGGTGCCTGCCTTGCAAGTCTTGGACGCCGTTCAAAATGGTACGGTTGAGTGCGGCCATACAGCGAGCTATTACTACTTAGGTAAAAATAGCGCATTCATTTTTGATACAGCAGCTCCGTTTGGCATGACCGCACGTCAACAGTCCGCGTGGATTCTTCATGGCAATGGCATGAAGTTAATGCGCGAGCTTTATGCGAGCTACAACATTGTGAATTTCTTGGGCGGTCAAACGGGCACGCAAATGGGTGGTTGGTTTCGTAAAGAAATTAAATCCCCAGAAGATCTCAAGGGTTTGAAGTTCCGTATTGCTGGCTTTGCTGGTCAAGTATTGGCAAAGCTCGGAGTAGTTCCACAGCAATTACCGGCTGGCGAAATTTATTCAGCCCTAGAAAAGGGCACGATTGATGCTGCTGAATTCGTCGGTCCTTACGATGATGAAAAACTTGGCCTTGCTAAAGTGGCTAAGAATTATTACTACCCTGCCTTTTGGGAGGGTGCTGCCGGCCTTTCTTTCTTGGTAAATAAGAAACAGTGGGATTCATTGCCGCCTTCTTACCAAGCCGCTTGGGAAGCTGCTTGTTTTGAGGCGCATACAGATATGTGCGCCAAATACGATGCGCTAAATCCGCCAGCATTACAACGTCTTTTGCAGAATGGCGCAGTGTTACGTAAATTCAACACCTCCGTATTGGATGCATGCTTTAAGGCTGCTCAAGAAACGTATGCAGAAGAGTCGGCTAAGAATCCTCAGTTTAAAAAGATTTTTGAGGACTATCGCGTCTTTAGAAATATGGAGGCGCAGTGGTTTAATGTTGCAGAGCAAGCCTTCTCGCAATACAGTTTTAGTAAGAAGCTTTAA